The Arvicanthis niloticus isolate mArvNil1 chromosome 8, mArvNil1.pat.X, whole genome shotgun sequence genome segment GTTCCTGTTGAGGCCAACTAAACAACAGCAGACGTTTCAAGGAGGATCTCATGTCAGGGTTTCTAAGCTGGAGAATTACATGGTCCAGTTCAAGAGCTGCAGACAGTGAAGGAATGAGGTGAAGCCCCAGACACAGAGGGAACAAACAGAAAAGTTCCCTGTAGAAGTGATGAGATCAGGGTGGGGGGCATGGAGcaatggggtggggatggggtggggcagggcggggcgggggcagggACTGAGGGCTCACcctcctccccgccctcacaATCCCTCTATGACTCTTCCTTGCTCTGTGATGCAGACCTGCCCACTTACAGTGAGGCCCACGCAACCTCAGATCTCAGCTGCCTTAGGCAGCCCCTGAGATTCACACTATGAAGAAGGTTCTCTCTATTCTCAATAGCTCCATTCTGACTAGTGCTGCAGAATCATGGTTGAGCTTTGGCTCAGTCTTCGTGGACATTTACCCCAAATGCATCTTTCTGAGTGCACTGGGACTGCTGTTTTTGTACCTAAGGTACCAGATACTGAAACCCTCGTTACCCGCACAGACCAGACAAGGAATCAGGAAGGTAAGGCTGTATGGAGACTTCCTGGGGCACTCTCTTCTTTTGTAGTCATTATTTCTATGTTAAGGACCTGAGCTAGAAAActgtggagaggagagagcactgCAGACTTATAGTATGAAGCCTGGGGTGGAAGGAATGAGTTTCATCTGGATCTATAGCCTCCCTCCCTAGGTGTCCAGTGTTGAGCACCCATTCCTGGTCTTAATGGCTTGGTTCCAGGTGTCAAGCTTTCTGAAGGAAAACTAGGTCTGCTGACACTGGGTCCCAAGCTCCAATCCTGCCTCATGTGTTCCTTCAGCTCCCTTCTCCTGGCCTCCAACTCTGGCTTCAGGAGAGTGGTGTTGACCACTGGGACCTCTGAGCAGAACCTGGAGCCTGAGCTTTGTCCCAGGACAAAGTGTCTCAGGGGGTGCACCACCAGAGCTCTGGCCCCAGAGTCTTATGCTGTTCAGCACAGGATGTCGTGTTGATATTCCCAGCCCTGAAActtgcagattaaaaaaaaaaaaatcctcctttgTGTTTCTCAAAGAAGGAAAAACTGAAGATATTCTATTACcttcaaaagtaaataataagaatagaaattAAACTTGCTTGACCTGAAATTACAATGTTCTTGGTTAATGGAAATTTTGGGAATCCTAgggaaaatgacagaaaaaaaaacatttttctttttattcacagCAACAGGGCAGAgctaagaaggaaagaagagcatcatTTAATGGTAGGCTCCCAGGTCTACGTCTTATTGCCAcagtttctctcttcctgtcattTCCATAAGCGTCCAGGTCCACAGTCTGAGGATATCCATCACCAGACACACACTCTGTCCTGACAATAGAGCCCTCAGAGAAGACTGAGGAAGATCTCTGTGTTCCCAGAAGACCGAGGAGGAGCCCTGTGTCCCTCCTCAGCTTACAGCAGGCATGAAGCAACTGATGCCTGACCTGGGCAGTAGGTACTTGCTGCCTATGCAGTGAGCACAGGAGGAGCGTAGGGAGCacggggagggggcggggcaggggcagCACTGAGGAAATGATGCTCCTGAAGAAACACAGGTGCTGCTGATGTCACCACGTCTCCTGTTTCTTGATGTCAGACTACAGTAGCGCAGGTGTTTCCCTTAGAGGAGATACGATGCCCACATCTCTTGTTTTTCATTGCATACAACCTATACCCCTGCCTTCCAGAATTCAGACGCTTCCATGGAGAAGCACAGGAGCGGAGAAAGCTGCAGTCTGTTGTGCaaaggtgatttttttcccctttcctccacGGCCTGttcccccaaaccccaccccaAGGTCAATGAACCCCGGGGACTTAGTATAGCCCACTCTTGTCATAAGAGGGATAGCCAGAGGAGCAAAGGAGTAAGTATATAAGCTGGGGGTATGGGGTGAGGCTGCAGCCTCCCTGGTGGCCAGGGACAGAGCAAAAGTAATAGGCACACAGGCTTTGGGTGTTCATATCCCGGACGGGCCGGTAGGCCTTCTTTTCATGCATGCTGGTTGTCCTAGTTTTGAATCTGTtggtgtgatgaaacaccacaaccaaaagtgACTTTAAGGAGCAAAGGTTTAACTTCAGCCTATAAATCCAGACCGTGGTTTCTtgttgagggaagccaaggcaggaactcaaaggcAGGCCTGACTGCTACTCTACATGTTACTGCCTCCAACCAAGGATGTAAGCAATCCACTTCATAGCCAAGAGCCATGGAGAATACTGCTTGCTAGCTTGAGTGGAGGTAGGCTCATGGTGATCTAGTTTTCATAGACACAGCAGCACCATCTGCCTAGGGATGTGCTGGGCCTTCAAACAGCCAAGGCAACCTTCCACAGACATGACTACAAGCCTGGCTTCTCTAAGCAATCCTCCCATGGAGGCTCTTCTCTCAGGTGAGAGCTAggttatgtcaaattgacaggTAAAGCTAGCTAGAACACAGGTCCTGACTACAGATCTGAACTTTGTGTGTTCTTCAGCCCCTGTGGACAGCTCTACGACCCCTCCTACTTCCGGCAAGCGCTTTGTCAGGATCCCCGCTGTGCTGTGTGCAATGGAGCAACGGTGAAGGTCAGGCGACTGCTCTCATGGGCCAGCCTAGAAGACTGCTCTGCCTCTGTATCCAGCATGGCTTCCACAGCTTCCGTGACTGAGGCCTCAttcactctctcttcttccctctccatctcccaaaGCACTTCAGGATATCAGATCTCATCTGTATCTGtaccttctccccctcctccctccattttCTCAACTAACAAGCTCGCCCCCTTGGAAGACATCCTTTTGGGCACACCACAGGATGATGCTCTGTCACCAGAGCCTACTCTCACAAGTACCACCTTCCCACTGGATCACATCCTACCTCCTCCACTCCCTAAGTCTCCTCCTGTGGCACAGCCTGCCACTCagcaaacagaagggcctctaagACCGGAAAACATTCTGTCCTTGGCTGGCAGCCACGGTGACCAGTTTTTCGATGCAACAACGAGTGAGGATGCTTGTGGCGCCTTGCCAGAGCCCTGCCGGCAGCAGGGTGGTGCTCAGAACCCCTCCCCACCGCAGTTAAAATGCTTAGTTAACCAAGAGGCACACAACCACCACTCTTCTGAAGACTTTTGGGGAGGACAAGCCTCACCCCATTTCACAGTGCCCGAAAACCTCCTGAAAGTGCTTGACAGACAAGAGGAAAGCCAGGCTGACTTTCTCACACTGGAGGACAGGAAAGTAGAAGCAGAACCTTTCCAAAAGACAAATCGAGTCTGGAAGAAAAAGCCAGAGCCAGCCGCTGAGCTACAGAACTCAGGAGGCCCCTTTCCTCTAGGGGGCAGCAGAGCCATACTCAGTGAGCTGTGTACTCAGCAGGGGCTTGCTCAAATGCAGACCTCTGAAGGCCAGTTAGAGACCATGCCCACGCAGCACTTCTGGGGCCTTCCTTATCTTCACAGCGAGTCCATGAGCTGTATCACTACAATGTCATCTCAATGCTCCTCCATGTGCATCTGGTTTAACGGAGCCACAGACTCCCCAGCCCAGGCTCCCCCCCCACCTCTGCCCTTGCCTGAAGAACAACCACAGACCTTGACACAATCTCAGTCCCAAAGCATCCAGCTTGCCACACCCCAGGCCCAGCTTCAAACAATCCCAGTGTCATCACCTTCCTCTCAATCTCAGGTTAGGGTTTGCGGTGTGTATTTTCGCAGATCCCAGGAGACGAAAACTCTATTGCAATCGGAAATCCACCACCTAGAGTACAACATGACGACAAAAGATCAGGAGAGGCCATGGGCTTTACCCTCTGTGGTCCAAAAACCTCAGGAAGAAATTTGTCTCCTTCCTTCTAAGTCTTCCTTGGCCATACAGTCCTTCAAGTTCCAAGCTCCCAGGTCCGTTCCTTCTAGAGACTTCCCTCTGACTGATGGATTCCAGAAGAAATTCGAGCAGCACCTTCGAAAGAGACTCATCCTTCACCGCTGGGGCCTGCCTCAGGAGATCTATAAGTCTCAGCTGTGGGTGACTCCTGACCCTCCCGAGTCACCCATGAGCAGCTGTGAGCTCTCAGGCTCCAAGCAAGAAGATGAAAAAGACGCGCCCAACACTCCGTCGAACCAATCTGGAAGCTCCCAAGAGAGGTGCTTAGAGTCTATCTCTATAGAGACAAAAACAGTCAAGGCACAAGAACAGACTCTAGAAATTATCCAAAAATATATCTGCAGTAACTCCAAGACTGCTCTAGACAATGACCTGCCATCTGACCATGAGATAAACCTACAGGGTCAGTCAGGCAGTCTGTCAGACAAACCTTCAGGGACCTCAAAGGTGAGCCaacatcagaaaaaaattgaaactgcCCCAAAAGAACATTTGAAAAGCCATATCAATGGAACCAATGAGGATCAGGTCCCTGTCACTATGTCTAGATCAGGAGACCATTGTCCTCTCCATTTTGACTCATGTGTGGgcaaggaagaaaacaagccTGAGAGGCAGTCGCCTTCCGATAACAAGGACGAGCATCTCAAGAGCGTACATAAAATTAAAGTGTCTAGTGTGCAGCAGACATCTGTTGTCTTTGACACCACAATCCTGGAGGAGTCAGAGGACAAAAGACCCAGCCCAGATGTGCCCAAAATGTCGGCTGAGGCTGGCCCTGTGCCATTGGGTAAAAGCCTAAGTTCTAGTAAAATAGTCGCAGGCCCTCAAGAAACAAAGATGGATGACAAACATGTATTTGTATCCAACAAGGTCAGTCACACAGTCAAAGGAGAGCAGCTCGGCCTTCAACCTCTACCTACCCAGATCTCCAATACCAGCCAGCGGGAGAGTGCCGAAGAGGCTGACGGGAATACACCGAAAGTAGAAAGTACCCTGTTAGTTGGAAGGGCCCTGGAAGGAATATCAAGTTCCCAGGAAAGTCAGGCATCTGACTTTAGTTGTCAGGTGTCCACAGAAGAGAGTTTTCAATCAGAAAGCAGTCAGTCCATCCAAGCTCCAGAGTGCCTCAGAGACGAGCTCCAGGTCTCAGATAAATTCGCTTACAATCCTTTACTCACTCAGTACCAGAGCCCTTACAGTGCGCCCGTGAACGCTGCTCAGGTGCAGCAACAGGAGCCCTGGATGCCTGCTCACTCATTAGGCAGGGGTCTGAGCAAGGACACCCCTCTAACTGCCAAGAAGTTGTGGACAACAACACGGAAAACAGAAGAGCTTGCTACAGGGGTTGCAGGGTCTGAGACATTACAACCCAATGGGAAGAGTTACCATGCACAGGACAGCCTGACCCAGGGGAATCATGGGAAAAGGCCTATCCCATCGCTGCCAGTGAAGGCTCTGTCTCCTCCTGAACATCAATTCAGGAAGCACGTCAAACACTTTTTCCAGTGGCTTTCTCCTGACAGAAAATGCAAAGGGCAGGAAGCACTCCTGAAAAAGGATGCTTCCCCATCCTCGCCAGCTCAAGACCTGGAACTAAAGGGGAGAGCTACCTTTCCTGGGAACACTGTAGCTCAGAAAGCCATGAGAGACTTTGGGAAGGTCCCCAAGGAGCAAGTGGGATACAGGCATGGTGCGGCTGATACCATGCGCCCCCGCTTCCCCTTATCTCCGCCCACCAAGCCTGTGAAAACTAAGCCGAAGAAAGAGTATTTGGTCCCGACAGACCCAGTCCAGGGATGCCAGTTCCACCCCCAGGCACCCCTTTCTAAAGTGCCAAGTCCCAGGTTCCACAATCAGGCCGCTGCTTTTGTTGGTCAAAAGAAATGTGTGGCAGAAAGGGCCAGACAGCCCCAGAAATGTGAGGCTTTACAGCCGCGCCAACCTGCGCCCCTCAGAGAGTCAGAACTGCGCCAAAATCTGCTGAGGAGTCGAGCTGGAAAAATCCCTCGGGGCACGCCACCCTTTGCTGTAGGCACTATGTTGGCAGACATGTCCCGGTTATGTGAACAAAAAATTCTGGCTCAGAATTTCAGTGGAAAAAGTTTCGTTCCCCAGAAATAATCCACCTCTTAACAGTACTCAGTACCCTCAATAAATGTTTTCATGAAGTAATGTCTTTTGTGTGTACTGGTGTGCGCGTGTGCCGTGAATGGAGTAGATTTTAGGTGACACAGGGCTTGTGTTTGGGAAAAGGACTTGATTATTTCAGCTCTCACCAAGTTCTGTGTGCTTCTGAGAGGTGACCTGGCTCCCTGGGCTCTTGTGAAGCAATGCTCACAGCCTTCAGGACCCATGCCGTTTTGTCCTTGCCACTGGAATATCACCCCAGAGAAATATTTCCCTTCGCTAGTCATTTTCTTCAGCCTGTCTGGGTTTGTATTACTAGGATGAAACATCACGACCAAGAgccacttgagagagagagagagattattcgGCTTACATATCCCAAGTTAAAGTCCATTGAGGGACGCAAAGATAGGAACTCAAAAGGCGCTGCTGCTtgctgacttgctcagcctgctttcttatcgAACTCAGGGCCACCTGCCCAGTCCCCTTCCATTAGCTGATGGAGGGACTGGACCTTccatcaatcattaagaaaatgtcctacaagcTTGCCTGAATCCCAATCTTAAAATGAGACATTTTATCAACTggggttccttcctctcagatgactcaagtctgtgtcaagttgacagaaaactagccagcacaactaTCTAATATTCTCCCAGGCCACTAAAGTAACCTTAGCAACTAGTAGGTCTGCCCCACATGTCAGCCTACAATTACCCTAACTCATGTTATCTTGCCCTACCAACCTGGCTAGTTAGTGTTAACAGACACACCCTAGTCGGCTAACTCCTGATCTGCCTCTGTGACTGCTAGAGTGACCAGAGGACACTAAGCAATCCCAGCATGCCTCCCGAGTCTTGCTTTACTCTCACTACCCACATCATGTGCCATTTCCCAATGTATTCTCTTGTATGGCCAACTAATCTGCCAGCCAGGGCCTCTCCCCAGATTCCCTTGGCATAGTCCTATCTGCTAGGCTGCCCATTTGCCCAAGTAACCCAGCCATATCACTGTAACCCCACCCTGATTCAGAGCCGCTTGGCCTGCAACCAGCCTGGTTCACAAGCTCCCATTCTGCCATTCTATGCTGctgcttgccccccccccaaaacaagtACAGCTTTCCCCAGTGCACACTGCCTTCCTCACTCCATTCTGTCAAGTACACTGTGGTCCTCTAGTCCCCACTACAGATCTATAACCTGGCCTGCCACATGCTACTTCCCCAGTCTACCCAGCATGCCACAGTAACACCTGGCTTGTCTCCCATGCCTACATATCCTGTTCCCTGTGCGTCCTACTCAGGCCAGCCCTGCCGGCTTCCTGATCTGCCAGTCAGCACTTCTAGCAGGCCTTCCTAGCCTGCATCTAGCAAGCTGTCAGCAGACCCTGTTTCTGGCTGTCATTGCTCCACACAGGCCAGTTTCTCCAAGTCACCTGTCTGCCTGCTAGCCTACTCTGCTCCATAGCGTGCCCTAGTCCACACAGATACCTAGGCTGTTGCCTGGCCTGTGAGCCTTCTATTCATCAGATTACCCTACTCATCCTCCTTTGGCACACCATCAGTCTGCCATCTGCCTACCTGACCCTATTCCACCAAGCATGTCCCATACCATAACCTGTGTTGGTGTGGCTGCCTGTCTCACCCTAGTGTAGCCTACATGCCTGGCTCTTGATCCTCGTACATGGCTGCCTTGCCTTCCGGACGTTCTCCCTTCCAGACATCCCAGTCCACAGCCATGTGGACTCTAATACCATTCCTCCCATCACCATTCCCTACCTTACCCTGGCCTGTGGCATCCTGCCCAGCCGTACTCACGTTTCCAGTTTGTGGCCAGCTGACCTGCTAGtgtctagtctctgatctctCATTGGTGacttgtgggaagccatggcaaggccttactcttggcaaacactcacccttggctctcctatctactattcttctttctgcttaccttccatgattcacttgtcagttctcagaacttcaaacaaggcctcatagcaacccaccttagtaacccttcctcctgatctctagatttagacaacatcctgctagatagatgttcttagaacccctggtaacggaaaggctttgtgagaacaacagctATAacctagttagaccccacagctgcagctagctcctccacctgcaaagccctctttcctttcctatccctccccatatcctgttttcagagtatataacctgtgtgaacaatcaaatctttgccagcttgatcaaacttcttgacttgctgtgcctttttattttctcacgcatctcagtcctctccacagggtctaagggtcccacttgattgtctaGCTGACCTGAACAAGTGGCACCCATCATGAGGCTCTGAGACCCCCGGAGGGGACCACCACCCCACCTTCGAGTGGCAGAGGAGCCGGCATTCAGGATTCTGGGAGTTCCCCGACGCTGAGACGGGCATTTGGTGAGTAATCAGGTGGTGCATTATATGGACATGGCTCAGAATATTTCTCAGCAAGAATTATCCATTTCAGGGCTTAAGGATTCCCTTGAGACCCGGGGAGCCAGGGCTGAAGAGAAAAACTTAAAGGGATTTTTTGATTTTCTGGTTTACCTTTGTCCCTGGTTCCCCCAAGAAGGAACTATTAATTAGAAGTGGAAGAGAGTCGGTGATTGTTTACAAGATTATTATAAGATCTTTGGTCCAGAAAAAGGTCCCTGTTATAGCTTTTAGTTACTGGAATCTCAGTCATGACCTATCAAAGACTCACAATAATTGGCCTGATGTTCAAAATGTCattgaagagggagagagggcccCACATCAGAGTTCGTGCCCTCCCTCCGAATCCCCTTGTTTGCGACCACCCTCTCAAAATTCCTGTCCCAAGGGCCCCCCACTTGTAGAAATTTCTCAAAAGGTACCTTCAACTTTGCCCACTAAAGCCATTAAAGCCACCCCTCTTTATCCCTCTTTGATTGGTCTTGAGGGTGAAGGTGAAGAGGAACCCCTTGATCTGGGAGACTCAGCTGCCCTTGACAAGGAGGCTGCTCAATATCCCAATCTGGACTGGCCCCCTCTTGAGAAAACTGTGGTTCTTTCAAACTCCCGAGCCACTCTTTAATCAACTTCTCCCCCCTTTCTATGCCCCACCGCCCTATCCGTCTTCTCCTCTTGATCAAGTttttctaccccccccccccccccgcaggcaCACTCCACGGCTACTGCCGACTTGAGTGTCCTGACAGATTTGGTCTGTAATCGCCAGGAACAATTTTCGCTTTTAAAAACTCTGCATGACTTGGATAAACAATTAGCAGATCTTTCCCTCCCCGCAAGCCAACAACATTCCTTTCATGATGAGTCCCAGTCCCTtaggaagaaaactaaaaaagcCCCTCACACCTCGCTCGCTTTTCCTGCTTTCCCTTCACAGCAGCATCTGTTCCCCCAAGAAGCAGGTGACAAGCCATCTTCTAGTGAGGCTCACCCTCGTGATCCTAACCCCGATGGGACTGTTAGTGAGGATGAAGATGACGGGGATTCTGTGGCTGTGCTGCCCCCAGAGGCTGACCCTAGATGGAGATAACCTTGTATATACTCCTCTTAAATTGGCAATTTTGGAAAAACTTAAATCAGCTACCTCTAAGTACGGTCCTACGCCCCCTTTTACCTTAGCCTTACTGGAGGCCTCTACTGAGGCTTGGTTAACTCCAAATGAATTTTTTCAGCTGGCTCGTGGTGCACTAGAGGGAGGAGATTACATATTATGGGAGGCTGAATTTCAAGAAGCAGCTCGTAACCTGGCCCTTCTTAACACCAAAAACCCTGATACCCGTGATTGGACAGCCACCAAACTTATGGGCGAACTGCCTTACAATACACCCGATGCCCAGAGACGTTATACACCTGGTTTCTTGGCTCAGGTTCGCCAAGTGGCAGTGAGAGCTTGGAGGAAACTCCCGCCTTGGAATACTGCTTAGGGAGCATTGACTAAGATCAGACAGGG includes the following:
- the LOC117713478 gene encoding spermatogenesis-associated protein 31D4-like, yielding MKKVLSILNSSILTSAAESWLSFGSVFVDIYPKCIFLSALGLLFLYLRYQILKPSLPAQTRQGIRKQQGRAKKERRASFNEFRRFHGEAQERRKLQSVVQSPCGQLYDPSYFRQALCQDPRCAVCNGATVKVRRLLSWASLEDCSASVSSMASTASVTEASFTLSSSLSISQSTSGYQISSVSVPSPPPPSIFSTNKLAPLEDILLGTPQDDALSPEPTLTSTTFPLDHILPPPLPKSPPVAQPATQQTEGPLRPENILSLAGSHGDQFFDATTSEDACGALPEPCRQQGGAQNPSPPQLKCLVNQEAHNHHSSEDFWGGQASPHFTVPENLLKVLDRQEESQADFLTLEDRKVEAEPFQKTNRVWKKKPEPAAELQNSGGPFPLGGSRAILSELCTQQGLAQMQTSEGQLETMPTQHFWGLPYLHSESMSCITTMSSQCSSMCIWFNGATDSPAQAPPPPLPLPEEQPQTLTQSQSQSIQLATPQAQLQTIPVSSPSSQSQVRVCGVYFRRSQETKTLLQSEIHHLEYNMTTKDQERPWALPSVVQKPQEEICLLPSKSSLAIQSFKFQAPRSVPSRDFPLTDGFQKKFEQHLRKRLILHRWGLPQEIYKSQLWVTPDPPESPMSSCELSGSKQEDEKDAPNTPSNQSGSSQERCLESISIETKTVKAQEQTLEIIQKYICSNSKTALDNDLPSDHEINLQGQSGSLSDKPSGTSKVSQHQKKIETAPKEHLKSHINGTNEDQVPVTMSRSGDHCPLHFDSCVGKEENKPERQSPSDNKDEHLKSVHKIKVSSVQQTSVVFDTTILEESEDKRPSPDVPKMSAEAGPVPLGKSLSSSKIVAGPQETKMDDKHVFVSNKVSHTVKGEQLGLQPLPTQISNTSQRESAEEADGNTPKVESTLLVGRALEGISSSQESQASDFSCQVSTEESFQSESSQSIQAPECLRDELQVSDKFAYNPLLTQYQSPYSAPVNAAQVQQQEPWMPAHSLGRGLSKDTPLTAKKLWTTTRKTEELATGVAGSETLQPNGKSYHAQDSLTQGNHGKRPIPSLPVKALSPPEHQFRKHVKHFFQWLSPDRKCKGQEALLKKDASPSSPAQDLELKGRATFPGNTVAQKAMRDFGKVPKEQVGYRHGAADTMRPRFPLSPPTKPVKTKPKKEYLVPTDPVQGCQFHPQAPLSKVPSPRFHNQAAAFVGQKKCVAERARQPQKCEALQPRQPAPLRESELRQNLLRSRAGKIPRGTPPFAVGTMLADMSRLCEQKILAQNFSGKSFVPQK